Proteins from one Oncorhynchus tshawytscha isolate Ot180627B linkage group LG16, Otsh_v2.0, whole genome shotgun sequence genomic window:
- the LOC112216613 gene encoding transcription factor 15-like, translated as MMTFAMLRPMATHMISYPDLGMMSEAEDNRSESDGSSDQSYGCCVSADKRRRISRKSGGSGVVIVKQRNAANARERDRTQSVNSAFTALRTLIPTEPVDKKLSKIETLHLASSYISHLANTLLLGDGNGDGQPCLGAVYVQGESGRKQPRTICTFCLSNQRKRINDGKEMRGIGSLRMSRR; from the exons ATGATGACCTTTGCCATGCTGCGGCCAATGGCGACTCATATGATCAGCTACCCAGACTTGGGTATGATGTCCGAGGCGGAGGATAACCGCAGTGAGAGCGACGGTAGCTCGGATCAGAGCTATGGATGCTGCGTCTCCGCTGACAAACGTCGGAGGATTTCCAGAAAATCGGGAGGCAGCGGTGTTGTAATAGTGAAACAGCGGAACGCAGCCAATGCCAGGGAGCGCGACCGTACACAAAGCGTCAATTCGGCATTTACTGCACTCCGGACTCTTATACCCACTGAGCCGGTGGACAAAAAGCTCTCCAAGATTGAGACGCTTCACTTGGCATCCAGCTATATCTCCCACCTCGCCAACACCCTGCTGCTCGGAGACGGGAATGGAGATGGACAACCTTGTCTTGGCGCGGTTTACGTGCAAGGAGAAAGCGGTCGAAAGCAGCCTCGCACCATCTGTACCTTCTGTTTGAGCAACCAAAGAAAGCGG ATTAATGATGGCAAAGAGATGCGGGGTATTGGTTCACTGAGGATGAGCCGCAGATAG
- the LOC121839632 gene encoding uncharacterized protein LOC121839632, protein MHKRYHYADLGWAVYVMASLALSDSLLIIQAECNEDVSMKCEAVQDKSYRSVTWYKLNNQTGIIRRSNGEKPYPFRFPRPARFGPMDSLVLPRVRPEDAGIYQCLLRANIGQTNRDSKVTLNVSTDCVIHTTVAVTAWQNVTHTTSMCPMQLVEVSVIWTSCGFLILGLVKIALCLISMGVVRNIKRSHSRRKKQQQW, encoded by the exons ATGCATAAGAGATATCACTATGCTGATTTGGGTTGGG cagtgtatgtgatggcCAGTTTAGCCCTATCCGATAGTCTACTAATAATCCAAGCAGAATGCAATGAAGATGTCTCTATGAAGTGTGAAGCTGTCCAGGATAAGAGCTATCGATCTGTTACATGGTATAAG CTGAACAACCAGACTGGTATTATCAGAAGAAGTAACGGTGAGAAGCCATATCCCTTTAGATTTCCCCGACCTGCAAGGTTTGGACCAATGGACAGTCTAGTTCTTCCCAGAGTCAGGCCTGAGGATGCAGGGATATACCAGTGTCTCCTCAGGGCCAACATAGGACAGACTAACAGAGATTCAAAGGTCACCCTCAATGTATCTACAG ATTGTGTGATCCATACTACAGTGGCAGTGACAGCATGGCAGAATGTGACTCACACTACCTCAATGTGTCCCATGCAATTGGTTGAGGTCTCTGTCATATGGACTTCATGTGGATTCTTGATTCTGGGCCTTGTCAAAATTGCTCTGTGTCTCATCTCTATGGGG